The Kordia sp. SMS9 genome window below encodes:
- a CDS encoding helix-turn-helix domain-containing protein, with protein sequence MIIITIHEHLSFLWRNVLLSSIFIFSCAISFAQEISEFTIPDSLQSKTYEALITAFASDKKDSIGRLIYANTYFAKANKAKDTLEMTRGYELLAFAYAKDYPRSFVYYDKAIALSKDLKHKRYPAMLYTFKGAVLSTDGKYAKAMENHLKALEYADKNDNIELVYVNKHNIGLLKKYLELYDEALEIFKECYRYELNNENRKELDFALSHFSIAEIYIETKVLDSAIKYNTKGYQIALQQNFTDLKNLFLLNKGIIFYHQGKYAQAIQQINTAMDSLQHSREKLIIMNSFFHVAKSYDSLQKPAKAIVYYKKVDSVFTEHPHHISSTIMNTYKSLYNYYRSVNDKKNEMLYIEKALVTSNLNKKDYRTLSNKIIKTFDRRKLLQKQKELNKALNQKDKSYSVLKRVSLLVLCIFMIVLLAFYAKQRQIKKRFKEFVQQHEQTVRTPKKAANIDTEDVKKIGLAKEVIDQILAALDDFESKKLFIESDNTLPNLSKRFKTNSAYLSKVVNTYKNKKFAEYLNDLRIEHAIEKIQTDKQFRLYTIKAIALEVGFNNSQSFARAFKRKTGIKPSDFITQLESMKS encoded by the coding sequence ATGATTATTATTACAATACACGAACACCTTTCTTTTTTATGGAGAAATGTGTTACTTTCCTCCATTTTTATTTTTTCATGTGCTATTTCTTTTGCGCAGGAGATTTCTGAGTTTACAATTCCTGATTCTTTACAATCTAAAACCTATGAAGCGTTAATTACTGCTTTTGCCTCTGATAAAAAAGATTCTATTGGGCGCTTGATATATGCCAACACCTATTTCGCGAAGGCTAACAAAGCCAAAGATACTTTAGAAATGACTAGAGGGTATGAGTTATTGGCATTTGCTTACGCGAAAGATTATCCCAGAAGCTTTGTGTATTATGACAAAGCTATTGCGCTGAGTAAAGATTTGAAACACAAACGCTACCCTGCCATGTTGTACACCTTTAAAGGTGCTGTTTTGTCAACTGATGGAAAGTATGCAAAAGCCATGGAAAACCACTTAAAAGCGTTGGAATATGCAGATAAGAATGACAATATAGAGTTGGTGTATGTTAATAAACATAATATTGGACTTCTCAAGAAATACTTAGAATTGTATGATGAAGCCTTAGAAATTTTCAAAGAATGTTATAGGTATGAATTGAATAATGAAAACCGAAAAGAACTTGATTTTGCACTTTCTCATTTTTCAATTGCTGAAATTTACATTGAAACAAAAGTGTTAGATTCTGCCATTAAATACAATACAAAAGGATATCAAATTGCGTTACAACAAAATTTTACTGACCTAAAAAATCTTTTTTTGTTGAATAAAGGAATTATTTTTTATCACCAAGGAAAATATGCACAAGCGATTCAACAGATCAATACCGCGATGGATTCATTACAGCATTCTCGCGAAAAATTAATCATAATGAATAGCTTTTTTCACGTTGCAAAATCTTATGATTCATTACAAAAACCCGCTAAAGCCATTGTGTATTATAAAAAAGTAGATTCTGTATTTACCGAACATCCGCATCATATTTCATCTACCATAATGAATACTTATAAATCACTTTATAATTATTATAGATCTGTTAATGATAAGAAAAACGAAATGCTTTATATAGAGAAAGCATTAGTCACTTCCAATCTTAATAAAAAAGATTATAGAACCTTAAGTAATAAAATTATAAAAACTTTTGACCGTCGAAAGTTACTACAAAAACAAAAAGAACTTAACAAAGCTTTGAATCAAAAGGATAAAAGCTACAGTGTTTTGAAACGTGTTTCCTTGTTAGTGCTGTGCATTTTTATGATTGTATTGCTTGCTTTTTATGCCAAACAAAGACAAATTAAAAAACGCTTTAAAGAGTTTGTGCAACAACACGAACAAACGGTCAGGACTCCTAAAAAGGCTGCAAATATTGATACGGAAGATGTCAAAAAAATTGGATTAGCGAAAGAAGTGATTGATCAGATTTTAGCCGCTTTGGATGATTTTGAGTCAAAGAAATTATTTATAGAATCAGACAATACTTTACCGAATTTATCCAAACGTTTCAAAACGAATTCTGCATACCTTTCAAAAGTGGTGAATACCTATAAGAATAAAAAGTTTGCTGAATATTTGAACGATTTACGGATTGAGCATGCTATTGAAAAGATTCAAACGGATAAACAATTTCGTTTGTACACGATTAAAGCGATTGCGTTAGAAGTTGGCTTTAATAATTCACAATCTTTTGCAAGAGCTTTTAAGCGCAAGACTGGAATTAAACCATCTGATTTTATTACACAACTAGAAAGTATGAAATCATAA
- a CDS encoding universal stress protein: MKKILLPTDFSEQAEYALRVAASLARQNDATIYLMHMLEMPSHLLSGDSNLNVPEQLLFMKIAHERFEKTMEQDFMEGINVEITVERDKAFDGITQAIRQHEIDLVVMGSSGASGLKEMFIGSNTEKVVRTADAPVLVIKNDIPDFKVDHFVFASDFGDDQKLVFEQAVDFANSFNAKLHLLFVNTPNRFVTTDVAQKKMDAFIEGFEDLADHELHIYNDTKIETGILNFSRAIDADLIGMSTHGRQGLAHFFNGSISEDLVNHSLRPVITFKI, from the coding sequence ATGAAGAAAATTCTCCTTCCAACCGATTTTTCAGAACAAGCTGAATACGCGCTTAGAGTAGCGGCTTCCTTAGCAAGACAAAATGATGCTACGATTTACTTGATGCACATGTTAGAAATGCCGTCACACCTTTTGTCTGGCGACAGTAATTTGAATGTTCCTGAGCAGTTGTTATTTATGAAAATAGCACACGAGCGTTTTGAAAAAACCATGGAACAAGATTTTATGGAAGGAATTAATGTGGAGATTACCGTGGAAAGAGATAAAGCGTTTGATGGAATTACACAAGCCATCCGCCAACATGAAATTGATTTGGTAGTGATGGGTTCAAGTGGTGCTTCTGGTTTGAAAGAGATGTTTATTGGATCGAACACCGAAAAAGTAGTCCGTACGGCAGACGCACCTGTATTGGTGATTAAAAATGATATTCCCGATTTTAAGGTGGATCATTTTGTGTTTGCTTCTGATTTTGGAGATGATCAAAAGTTAGTGTTTGAACAAGCGGTTGATTTTGCCAATAGTTTTAACGCAAAATTGCATTTGTTGTTTGTAAATACTCCGAATCGTTTTGTGACGACAGATGTTGCTCAGAAAAAGATGGATGCTTTTATTGAAGGTTTTGAAGATTTAGCTGATCACGAATTACATATTTATAATGACACAAAGATTGAAACTGGAATTTTGAATTTTTCGCGGGCTATTGATGCCGATTTGATTGGAATGAGCACACATGGAAGACAAGGTTTGGCTCATTTTTTTAATGGAAGTATTAGTGAAGATTTAGTGAATCATTCGTTGCGACCTGTGATTACGTTTAAGATTTGA
- the rimP gene encoding ribosome assembly cofactor RimP, translating to MFKQKVTNLLQEVLEEESSLFLISKEIKQGNKIVIVIDGDNGVTLSDCMKVSRHIEHNLDREEEDFSLEVYSAGISEGITHIRQYKKNVGRKLEVITDDQKEVHGTLVAVDDEKIKLQWKAREPKPIGKGKITVQKEQEIPYKNIIKAKVMVTF from the coding sequence ATGTTTAAACAAAAAGTTACAAATTTATTACAAGAAGTGTTAGAAGAAGAGTCTTCATTATTCCTAATTTCGAAAGAAATAAAGCAAGGAAACAAGATTGTAATTGTGATTGACGGTGATAATGGTGTAACTTTGAGTGATTGCATGAAAGTAAGTCGTCATATTGAGCATAACCTTGATAGAGAGGAAGAAGACTTCTCCTTAGAAGTATATTCTGCTGGGATATCAGAAGGAATTACACACATTCGTCAATACAAAAAAAATGTGGGTAGAAAATTAGAAGTCATCACAGACGATCAAAAAGAAGTACATGGTACTTTAGTAGCTGTGGATGACGAAAAAATTAAACTTCAATGGAAAGCGCGTGAGCCAAAACCCATTGGAAAAGGTAAAATCACGGTTCAAAAAGAACAAGAAATACCTTATAAAAATATTATAAAAGCTAAAGTTATGGTAACATTTTAA
- the nusA gene encoding transcription termination factor NusA, which translates to MENIALIESLSEFKDDKLIDRVTLMAILEDVFRNALKKKFGSDDNFDIIINPDKGDLEIWRNRIVVADGEVEDPNQEIELIEARKIEPDFEVGEDVSEEVKLVDLGRRAILALRQNLISKIHEHDNTTIYKQFKDLVGDIYTAEVHHIRHRAVILLDDEGNEIVLPKENQIPSDFFRKGENVRGIIDRVDLKGNKPMIIMSRTAPEFLEKLFEQEIPEVFDGLITVKKVVRIPGEKAKVAVDSYDDRIDPVGACVGMKGSRIHGIVRELGNENIDVINYTTNLQLYITRALSPARVSSLKINEETKRVEVFLKPEEVSKAIGKGGFNIRLAGQLTGYEIDVYREGVEEDVELTEFSDEIEGWVIEEFKKIGLDTAKSVLDQELDFLVKQTDLEEETVGEVIRILKEEFED; encoded by the coding sequence ATGGAGAATATAGCATTGATTGAGTCGCTTTCAGAGTTTAAGGACGACAAGTTAATAGATCGTGTAACGCTAATGGCGATATTAGAAGATGTTTTTAGAAATGCATTAAAAAAGAAATTTGGGTCCGATGATAATTTTGATATCATTATCAACCCTGACAAAGGCGATTTAGAAATTTGGAGAAACCGAATTGTAGTAGCAGATGGAGAAGTAGAAGATCCAAATCAAGAAATCGAATTAATAGAAGCACGAAAAATTGAGCCTGACTTTGAAGTTGGGGAAGATGTATCTGAAGAAGTAAAATTAGTAGACTTAGGAAGAAGAGCAATCTTAGCATTGCGTCAAAACCTAATCTCAAAAATACATGAACACGATAATACAACGATCTATAAACAATTTAAAGATTTAGTAGGAGACATTTATACGGCAGAAGTACATCATATCAGACACAGAGCCGTAATTTTGTTAGATGATGAAGGAAATGAAATCGTGTTGCCAAAAGAAAATCAAATTCCATCTGACTTTTTCCGCAAAGGAGAAAATGTACGAGGAATCATTGATAGAGTAGACTTAAAAGGAAATAAGCCTATGATTATCATGTCGAGAACGGCACCAGAATTCTTGGAAAAACTATTTGAACAAGAAATTCCTGAAGTTTTTGACGGATTAATTACCGTGAAAAAAGTAGTAAGAATCCCTGGTGAAAAAGCAAAAGTAGCTGTTGATTCTTATGACGATAGAATAGATCCTGTGGGTGCATGTGTGGGAATGAAAGGTTCTCGTATCCATGGAATCGTAAGAGAATTAGGGAACGAAAATATAGATGTAATCAATTACACAACAAACTTACAACTATACATAACACGTGCCCTAAGTCCCGCAAGAGTGAGTTCGTTAAAAATTAACGAAGAAACTAAGCGTGTAGAAGTGTTCTTAAAACCTGAAGAAGTTTCAAAAGCCATTGGAAAAGGTGGTTTCAACATTCGACTCGCAGGACAACTTACAGGATATGAAATTGATGTATATCGTGAAGGTGTTGAAGAAGATGTAGAATTAACCGAATTCTCTGATGAAATTGAAGGTTGGGTAATAGAAGAATTTAAGAAAATTGGTTTAGATACTGCCAAAAGTGTCTTAGATCAAGAATTAGACTTCCTCGTAAAACAAACAGATTTAGAGGAAGAAACTGTGGGGGAAGTAATTAGAATTCTAAAAGAAGAATTTGAAGATTAA